The genomic segment GCAGCATGGAGCGGTGAGCGAGGCGGTAGCGCTTGCCATGGCCGAGGGGGCGCTTCACCACAGCCACGCGCAGATGGCGGTTTCTGTGACCGGTATCGCAGGACCTGATGGCGGTACGCCGCAAAAACCGGTGGGCACGGTCTGGCTGGCGTTTGCCGGCAACGGTATGGCTCCCGAGGCGCGTTGTTATCACTTCACGGGAAACCGTGAAGAGGTGCGCCTGCAGACGTGTCAGGCAGCCGTGTCAGGCTGTATCGCGCGGCTTTTGGATATGTCAGCGTGAAGGTTTGCCACGCTCGATGGTCTGTGTGATAATTTCGCTTTTTGCGGCTCCAACACAGGTGAACTTATGGAAGACAATAAACAAAAAGCACTCAGTGCAGCTCTCGCGCAGATTGAACGCCAGTTTGGCAAAGGCTCTGTTATCCGCATGGGTGATCATGCAACCCCCGACATCGAAGCGATTTCCACCGGTTCACTGGGCCTCGACATTGCCCTCGGAATTGGCGGTCTGCCGCGTGGGCGCATTGTTGAGATTTATGGCCCTGAGTCTTCCGGTAAAACTACGTTGACCCTTCAGGTCATTGCCGAGTGCCAGAAGATGGGAGGCACTGCCGCGTTTGTAGATGCCGAACACGCCCTTGACCCGAGCTATGCCGAGAAACTTGGTGTTAACGTTGCCGAGCTGCTGGTTTCTCAGCCTGATACCGGTGAACAGGCACTGGAAATTACCGACATGCTGGTGCGCTCTTCCGCCGTTGATGTCGTGATTGTTGACTCAGTAGCCGCTCTGACGCCAAAGGCTGAAATCGAAGGCGAGATGGGAGACACCCACGTTGGCCTGCAGGCACGTCTCATGTCACAGGCGCTGCGAAAACTTACCGCCAACATTAAGCGCTCGAACACACTCGTGATTTTCATCAACCAGATTCGCATGAAAATCGGCGTGATGTTTGGCAACCCTGAAACCACCACTGGCGGTAACGCGCTGAAGTTTTACGCCTCCGTGCGCCTTGATATTCGTCGTGTGGGCGCCATCAAGAAGGGCGATGAAGTCATGGGCAGTGAAACGCGCGTTAAAGTGGTTAAAAACAAGGTTGCGCCGCCGTTTCGTACCACGGATTTTGATATCCTCTATAACGAAGGGATTTCACGCGAGAGCGAAATTATCAACCTTGGCGCGCAACTGGGGCTTATTGAAAAGTCCGGCGCCTGGTACAGCTACCGTCAGGAAAAGATTGGTCAGGGTAAGGACAATGTCCGGCAGTATCTGAAGGATAACCCGGCCATTGCCGCTGAACTTGAGCAGCAGATACGTGCGCAGCTCTTGAATAAGGCAGTTCCTTTCAAGGCACCGGCTGAAGATCTTTCCGATATGGCGCTGGATGTCTGACGATGCTTATTCCTGCGCGCTCAGGTGGCTCGTTCGGCGCGAGTATGGTGCCGAGGAGCTGCTGAAACGCCTTGAAGCAAAGGGGTTTGGGGCTCGCGCGGCGCGTGAAGCCCTTGACGCGCTGCAGGAACAGGGGTATCAGAGTGACGTGCGCTTTTGTGAAATGCTCTGCCGTACCCGCATTCGTCAGGGCTATGGGCCACGGCGTATAGCCGGTGAGCTGCGTATGCTGGGCGTCTCACCGACCCTTATCAGTGCTGCTCTTAACGATGCAGAAACGGATTGGGAGGCACTGGCGCGTGCGGTATGGGAGAAGAAGTTCAGCGCGGAGGAAGCCGGTGATTCACCTGATTCCCGCGCCCGGCAACAACGGTTTTTGCTGTATCGGGGCTTTGAGGCAGACATGGTGAGTCGGTTGTTGAAAACCTGAAACAACCCGCTCGAGCCGCTTTTGCGTGAAGCGGTTTTATTAATCGGTTTAAAGAGGCTGTCGGCATATCCTGTGACGACAGCATCTCAACATCAGCAGTAATTATTATGAACAGTGCAGACATCCGTAAAGCGTTTATCGACTATTTCGCCCGTGAGGGACATACCCCGGTAGCTTCAAGTCCGCTGATTCCGGCGAATGACCCGACGCTGCTTTTTACCAACGCCGGCATGG from the Legionella geestiana genome contains:
- the recA gene encoding recombinase RecA codes for the protein MEDNKQKALSAALAQIERQFGKGSVIRMGDHATPDIEAISTGSLGLDIALGIGGLPRGRIVEIYGPESSGKTTLTLQVIAECQKMGGTAAFVDAEHALDPSYAEKLGVNVAELLVSQPDTGEQALEITDMLVRSSAVDVVIVDSVAALTPKAEIEGEMGDTHVGLQARLMSQALRKLTANIKRSNTLVIFINQIRMKIGVMFGNPETTTGGNALKFYASVRLDIRRVGAIKKGDEVMGSETRVKVVKNKVAPPFRTTDFDILYNEGISRESEIINLGAQLGLIEKSGAWYSYRQEKIGQGKDNVRQYLKDNPAIAAELEQQIRAQLLNKAVPFKAPAEDLSDMALDV
- a CDS encoding regulatory protein RecX, with protein sequence MSDDAYSCALRWLVRREYGAEELLKRLEAKGFGARAAREALDALQEQGYQSDVRFCEMLCRTRIRQGYGPRRIAGELRMLGVSPTLISAALNDAETDWEALARAVWEKKFSAEEAGDSPDSRARQQRFLLYRGFEADMVSRLLKT
- a CDS encoding CinA family protein, which gives rise to MKTLSDDVQRLSLALGARKWQMATAESCTGGMLAGFLTALAGSSAWFERGFVTYSNAAKEELLGVPHALITQHGAVSEAVALAMAEGALHHSHAQMAVSVTGIAGPDGGTPQKPVGTVWLAFAGNGMAPEARCYHFTGNREEVRLQTCQAAVSGCIARLLDMSA